One window of Paenibacillus sp. FSL K6-3182 genomic DNA carries:
- a CDS encoding AraC family transcriptional regulator has product MDKNMPDMGILNELSELISLRMKSFFELTHDTKWIEHKAHTDYDLWFVQSGIVTITIDGFEHTANPGDVVFFYPGVPYMAAASDKGCRFIYIHFDFEIGKQQRILNDFQLSGVIPQELIREEAILFGKAFTQSNLLRSIPGNRLYLKACLTAVIAKIIELYGLGQYTGTFLNGRTSRKVQSNLDVLQPVFKYVNNNLHKSIKINELAAFVGISEKYFITYFKKALGITPGQYIYQIKMNRAREYLNEKKYTIQQIANLLGYPDPYTFSKSFKKYYNVAPSKFE; this is encoded by the coding sequence ATGGATAAGAATATGCCGGATATGGGGATTCTCAATGAATTGTCGGAATTGATCTCGCTTCGAATGAAATCCTTCTTTGAGCTTACCCACGACACGAAATGGATTGAACACAAGGCACACACCGACTATGATCTTTGGTTCGTTCAATCGGGAATCGTTACCATTACTATCGATGGTTTTGAACATACAGCAAACCCGGGAGATGTGGTCTTTTTTTACCCAGGGGTTCCCTATATGGCAGCAGCTAGTGATAAGGGGTGCCGGTTTATTTATATTCATTTCGATTTTGAAATCGGCAAACAGCAACGAATTCTAAACGATTTTCAGCTCTCGGGGGTCATACCGCAAGAGCTGATCCGGGAAGAAGCCATTTTGTTCGGCAAAGCCTTTACGCAATCGAATCTATTACGAAGCATACCTGGAAACCGTTTATATTTGAAGGCTTGTCTGACGGCCGTTATTGCCAAAATTATTGAACTCTACGGACTAGGCCAATATACCGGCACATTTCTGAATGGGAGAACGTCAAGAAAAGTACAGAGCAATTTGGACGTGTTGCAGCCAGTGTTCAAATACGTTAATAACAATCTGCACAAATCTATTAAAATAAATGAGCTTGCAGCGTTTGTAGGCATATCAGAAAAATACTTTATCACTTATTTCAAGAAAGCCTTGGGCATTACTCCGGGACAATATATTTACCAGATTAAAATGAACAGGGCAAGAGAATATTTGAACGAAAAGAAATATACGATTCAACAAATTGCTAACCTTCTGGGTTATCCTGATCCTTATACCTTTTCGAAATCTTTTAAAAAATACTATAACGTTGCACCGTCAAAGTTCGAGTAA
- a CDS encoding glycoside hydrolase family 4, giving the protein MMDSNVSQPKVVIIGAGSLFFGRQSIWQMVHSKHLNNGTLSLVDTDEEKLSKMVRLAEMVAKENNVSLKVEGSTNRRQVLKGADFVVLSFAEDTVKYRGIDCQVSLKYGIRMCSGDTIGPGGIFRAMRELPVIMECAKDIEELCPDSWVINYINPSTVHGIALSRYAPNLKSFALCDSHHMPHKKAYYAIRAGIIQEQSEFNEEIDQRFDFRVAGVNHFTWLLKAEYDGKNVMAPIAEALRRSAGTENNGGDRGAKALYNDAITYELYNIFGYIPTCTAHTKEYVRYWQGLGKREDVIPPLSIWETEDRYKRHEEMWRQVDDFISGKNPIADYMKSFGPDHATDIIENMVGNLNKRFFINTLNNGAVTNMNNDSFLELLSEVSMDGIKPLHMGEMPRGIRGMQELVLDTHELTAEAVVERSYTKLRRAMMTDPLVNSIHDADLIIKELLEKEREIIPEYWYE; this is encoded by the coding sequence ATGATGGATTCGAATGTTTCACAACCGAAGGTAGTTATCATTGGGGCTGGGAGTCTTTTCTTTGGGCGGCAGTCAATCTGGCAAATGGTTCACTCTAAACATTTGAATAACGGAACACTTTCTTTAGTAGATACTGACGAAGAAAAACTATCCAAGATGGTAAGGCTCGCCGAAATGGTTGCAAAGGAAAACAATGTATCTCTTAAAGTGGAAGGCTCGACGAATAGGAGACAGGTATTGAAGGGAGCGGATTTCGTCGTTCTCAGCTTTGCTGAGGATACCGTCAAATACCGTGGCATCGATTGCCAGGTTTCTTTAAAATATGGAATTCGGATGTGCTCTGGGGATACCATCGGTCCAGGCGGAATCTTCAGGGCAATGAGAGAGCTGCCAGTTATTATGGAATGCGCTAAAGACATTGAGGAACTTTGTCCCGATTCGTGGGTAATCAATTACATCAATCCATCTACCGTCCATGGGATCGCGTTAAGCCGATATGCGCCGAATCTTAAATCCTTTGCGCTTTGCGACTCCCATCACATGCCGCACAAGAAAGCTTACTACGCGATTCGAGCGGGTATCATTCAGGAACAAAGCGAATTCAATGAGGAGATCGACCAGAGATTTGATTTCCGCGTTGCTGGTGTCAATCATTTCACCTGGCTGCTTAAGGCGGAGTATGACGGAAAGAATGTTATGGCTCCGATTGCCGAGGCATTAAGGAGGTCGGCAGGGACGGAAAACAACGGTGGAGATAGAGGAGCAAAGGCGCTTTATAACGATGCAATCACTTATGAACTTTATAACATTTTCGGGTATATTCCAACATGTACGGCCCATACCAAAGAATATGTCCGGTATTGGCAGGGGCTTGGCAAGAGGGAAGACGTCATCCCGCCTTTATCGATTTGGGAAACGGAAGACCGGTATAAACGGCATGAGGAAATGTGGCGGCAAGTGGATGACTTCATCTCAGGGAAAAATCCTATCGCCGATTATATGAAATCTTTCGGACCCGATCACGCTACGGATATTATCGAAAACATGGTGGGGAATTTGAACAAGCGGTTCTTTATTAATACGCTCAATAACGGTGCTGTGACCAACATGAATAACGACTCGTTCCTTGAGTTGTTAAGCGAAGTAAGCATGGATGGAATCAAACCGCTTCATATGGGTGAAATGCCGAGGGGAATCCGGGGCATGCAGGAGCTGGTGCTGGATACGCACGAACTGACTGCGGAGGCTGTTGTTGAACGGAGCTACACGAAATTGAGAAGAGCGATGATGACCGATCCGCTTGTGAATTCCATACATGATGCGGATTTAATTATTAAAGAGTTGTTGGAAAAGGAAAGGGAGATCATCCCCGAATATTGGTACGAGTAA